Proteins from a genomic interval of Oreochromis aureus strain Israel breed Guangdong linkage group 6, ZZ_aureus, whole genome shotgun sequence:
- the LOC116310617 gene encoding dynamin-2 isoform X4, producing MGNRGMEDLIPLINKLQDAFSSIGQTCNLDLPQIAVVGGQSAGKSSVLENFVGRDFLPRGSGIVTRRPLILQLVNSKAEYAEFLHCKGRKFVDFDEVRQEIEAETDRLTGSNKGISPIPINLRVYSPNVLNLTLIDLPGMTKVPVGDQPQDIEHQIRDMLLQFITKESCLILAVTPANTDLANSDALKIAKEVDPQGLRTIGVITKLDLMDEGTDARDILENKLLPLRRGYIGVVNRSQKDIDGKKDIRVALAAERKFFLSHPAYRHIAERMGTPHLQKTLNQQLTNHIRDTLPGLRSKLQSQLLSLEKEVEEYKNFRPDDPARKTKALLQMVQQFGVDFEKCIEGSGDQVDTSNLSGGAKINRIFHERFPFELVKMEFDEKELRKEISYAIKNIHGVRTGLFTPDLAFEAIVKKQIIKLKDPCLKCVDLVVVELVTLIRKCTEKLTSYPRLREETERIVTTYIRERDSKTKDQVLLLIDIELSYINTNHEDFIGFANAQQRTAANATKKRAMPNQVIRRGWLTINISIMKGGSKEYWFVLTAESLSWYKDDEEKEKKYMLPLDNLKLRDVEKGFMSSKHVFAIFNTEQRNVYKDLRQIELACDTQEDVDSWKASFLRAGVYPEKDQTENEDAMNPSDTVSMDPQLERQVETIRNLVDSYISIVNKSIRDLMPKTIMHLMINSAKDFIHSELLAYLYSAGDQGSLMEESAEQAQRRDEMLRMYHALKEALVIIGDISTTTISTPVPPPVDDTWIAKEPSPPASRPGTASGAPPSRPPGVRGATPGPPSALNPTPAFGPPVPSRPPGDPNSVPLVPSRPARVPPALPPGVPRRPPAAPNRPTIIRPSEPSLLD from the exons GGACTTTTTGCCCAGAGGATCTGGCATCGTCACCCGTCGTCCTCTCATCCTCCAGCTGGTTAACAGTAAAGCAG AGTATGCCGAGTTCTTGCACTGTAAAGGAAGGAAGTTTGTAGACTTTGATGAGGTCCGCCAGGAGATCGAAGCGGAAACAGACCGTCTCACTGGATCCAACAAAGGCATCTCCCCTATCCCCATCAACCTCCGTGTCTACTCCCCTAATG TGCTGAACCTGACCCTGATTGACCTACCGGGGATGACTAAAGTGCCTGTCGGTGACCAACCCCAGGACATTGAGCATCAGATCAGAGACATGTTGCTACAGTTCATCACTAAGGAGAGTTGTCTGATCCTGGCTGTTACCCCTGCAAACACAGATCTGGCCAACTCAGATGCCCTCAAGATTGCAAAGGAGGTGGACCCTCAGG GGCTACGGACCATTGGTGTGATCACAAAGTTGGACTTGATGGACGAGGGGACGGATGCACGAGACATCCTGGAAAACAAACTTCTGCCGCTCCGCAGAG GTTATATTGGTGTGGTGAACCGCAGTCAAAAGGACATTGATGGGAAGAAAGACATCCGTGTTGCTTTAGCCGCTGAAAGGAAGTTCTTCCTGTCTCATCCTGCATACAGGCACATTGCAGAACGCATGGGTACACCACACCTCCAGAAGACCCTCAATCAG CAACTCACCAACCACATCCGCGACACGTTGCCAGGGTTACGCAGTAAACTCCAAAGCCAGCTGCTATCACTGGAGAAGGAGGTGGAGGAATACAAAAACTTCCGTCCTGACGACCCGGCACGCAAGACAAAGGCGTTACTTCA gatggTGCAGCAGTTTGGTGTGGACTTTGAGAAGTGTATAGAAGGGTCTGGAGATCAAGTGGATACTTCCAACTTGTCTGGTGGAGCGAAGATTAACCGTATCTTTCATGAGCGGTTTCCCTTTGAACTAGTGAAG ATGGAGTTTGATGAGAAGGAGCTGAGGAAAGAGATCAGCTATGCCATCAAGAACATCCATGGAGTCAG GACAGGCCTGTTCACCCCAGACTTGGCGTTTGAAGCTATAGTGAAAAAGCAGATCATTAAGCTGAAAGATCCCTGTCTGAAATGTGTTGACCTGGTCGTCGTCGAGCTTGTCACCCTGATCAGGAAGTGCACTGAAAAG CTTACCTCGTACCCCCGACTGAGAGAGGAGACCGAGCGGATTGTCACCACTTAtatcagagagagagacagcaagaCCAAAGACCAG GTGCTGCTGTTGATTGACATTGAGCTGTCCTACATAAACACTAACCATGAGGACTTTATTGGATTTGCCAA CGCCCAGCAAAGGACTGCTGCTAATGCCACCAAGAAGCGAGCCATGCCCAATCAG GTCATCCGCAGAGGTTGGCTCACCATCAACATCAGCATTATGAAAGGGGGATCCAAGGAATACTGGTTTGTCCTGACCGCCGAGTCTCTGTCCTGGTACAAAGACGATGAG gaaaaggaaaagaagtatATGCTGCCTCTTGACAACCTGAAGCTGAGAGATGTGGAAAAGGGCTTCATGTCCAGCAAACACGTCTTTGCCATCTTCAATACTGAACAGAG GAATGTGTACAAAGACCTGCGTCAGATTGAACTGGCATGTGATACTCAGGAGGATGTTGACAGCTGGAAGGCTTCCTTCCTGAGAGCTGGTGTTTACCCAGAAAAGGACCAG ACTGAGAATGAAGATGCGATGAATCCTAGTGACACCGTGTCCATGGACCCGCAGCTGGAACGACAGGTGGAGACTATCCGCAACCTTGTGGACTCATACATCAGCATTGTCAACAAGTCCATCAGAGATCTCATGCCCAAGACCATCATGCATCTCATGATCAACAGC GCCAAGGACTTCATCCACTCAGAGCTGCTTGCCTACCTGTACTCTGCAGGGGACCAGGGCAGCTTGATGGAGGAGTCAGCGGAGCAGGCTCAGAGAAGAGATGAGATGCTGAGGATGTACCATGCTCTGAAAGAGGCTCTGGTCATCATCGGAGACATCAGCACCACCACAATTTCTACTCCAGTCCCGCCACCTGTCGACGATACCTGGATTGCCAAAGAGCCAAG TCCTCCAGCATCCCGTCCTGGCACCGCATCAGGGGCCCCTCCCAGCCGACCCCCAGGAGTGAGGGGGGCCACTCCAGGTCCTCCATCTGCTCTCAACCCAACACCAGCATTTGGACCTCCCGTGCCTTCCCGGCCTCCAGGCGATCCCAACTCTGTTCCTCTAGTCCCGTCAAGGCCAGCCCGTGTGCCTCCAGCGCTGCCACCAGGCGTTCCTAg aagaccaccGGCTGCTCCCAACCGACCTACTATCATACGTCCTTCAGAGCCCTCGCTTCTTGattag